One Amycolatopsis sp. NBC_00355 genomic window carries:
- a CDS encoding Lsr2 dimerization domain-containing protein, with the protein MARNTAVRVLDDLTGEAAGETVGFALDGIDYDIDLSFANAETLRALLRRYADAGRRTGGRKRQPRIVPGAKKPRAKAAPKAKAAKPVAGRRTAVAAKAAPAPAKARATKAAPKAAAPAKTRTAKAAATKATPVKATTRAKTTTTAKAEPAKPARTRKAAEPPKTTRASARKVPTVTFSAAENR; encoded by the coding sequence GTGGCCAGGAACACGGCTGTGCGGGTGCTGGATGATCTGACCGGCGAGGCCGCCGGGGAGACCGTCGGGTTCGCGCTGGACGGCATCGACTACGACATCGACCTCTCCTTCGCCAACGCCGAGACGCTGCGAGCCCTGCTTCGGCGCTACGCCGACGCCGGCCGCCGCACCGGTGGCCGCAAGCGGCAGCCGCGGATCGTCCCGGGCGCGAAGAAGCCCCGTGCGAAGGCCGCCCCGAAGGCGAAGGCCGCGAAGCCGGTCGCCGGCCGTCGTACCGCGGTCGCCGCCAAGGCCGCGCCCGCCCCGGCCAAGGCCCGGGCCACCAAAGCGGCGCCGAAAGCTGCCGCGCCGGCCAAGACGCGGACCGCCAAGGCCGCGGCCACGAAGGCCACCCCGGTGAAGGCGACAACCCGCGCGAAGACCACCACCACGGCGAAGGCCGAACCCGCGAAGCCGGCTCGCACCCGGAAGGCTGCGGAGCCGCCGAAGACGACCCGCGCGTCGGCCCGCAAGGTACCCACGGTCACCTTCTCGGCGGCCGAGAACCGCTAG
- a CDS encoding NAD(P)(+) transhydrogenase (Re/Si-specific) subunit beta: protein MIDFVAILYIIAFALFIYGLMGLTGPRTAVRGNWIAAVGMGVAVLATLLTPGMGNWLLIVLGVAIGALVGVPSARKVKMTAMPQMVALFNGVGGGAVALIAWVEFNSTDGYAHEPMYIAIASLFAAIIGSISFWGSNIAFGKLQELISGRPISMGKLQQPINALLLLIALGCAVVIVAGGDSWLLIVGLLVAAGILGLTVVLPIGGADMPVVISLLNAFTGLSAAAMGLALDNTALIVAGMIVGASGSILTNLMAKAMNRSIPAIIAGGFGGGPAVASGGGAKEERPVRSTSAADTAIQMAYASKVVVVPGYGMAVAQAQHTVREMAKLLEKKGITVEYAIHPVAGRMPGHMNVLLAEADVPYEQLKEMDEINSEFAQTDVALVIGANDVTNPAAQTDPTSPIYGMPILKVNESRSVIVLKRGMSSGFAGIDNDLFYDPKTSMLFGDAKSSVGEIVEELKAL, encoded by the coding sequence GTGATCGACTTCGTCGCGATCCTCTACATCATCGCGTTCGCCCTCTTCATCTACGGCCTGATGGGCCTCACCGGCCCGCGCACCGCGGTCCGCGGCAACTGGATCGCCGCGGTCGGCATGGGCGTCGCGGTGCTCGCCACCCTGCTCACCCCGGGCATGGGCAACTGGCTGCTGATCGTCCTCGGCGTCGCGATCGGCGCGCTGGTCGGCGTGCCGTCCGCGCGCAAGGTCAAGATGACCGCGATGCCGCAGATGGTGGCGCTGTTCAACGGCGTCGGCGGCGGCGCGGTCGCGCTCATCGCGTGGGTCGAGTTCAACTCCACGGATGGTTACGCGCACGAACCCATGTACATCGCGATCGCGTCGCTGTTCGCCGCGATCATCGGGTCGATCTCCTTCTGGGGCTCGAACATCGCGTTCGGCAAGCTGCAGGAGCTGATCAGCGGCCGCCCGATCAGCATGGGCAAGCTGCAGCAGCCGATCAACGCGCTGCTGCTGCTGATCGCGCTGGGCTGCGCGGTGGTCATCGTCGCCGGCGGCGACTCCTGGCTGCTGATCGTCGGGCTGCTCGTCGCGGCGGGCATCCTCGGCCTCACCGTGGTGCTGCCGATCGGCGGCGCGGACATGCCGGTGGTGATCTCGCTGCTCAACGCGTTCACCGGGCTGTCGGCCGCGGCGATGGGCCTGGCGCTGGACAACACCGCGCTGATCGTGGCCGGGATGATCGTCGGCGCGTCCGGCTCGATCCTGACCAACCTGATGGCCAAGGCGATGAACCGGTCCATCCCGGCGATCATCGCGGGCGGCTTCGGCGGCGGCCCGGCGGTCGCGTCCGGCGGAGGAGCGAAGGAAGAGCGCCCGGTGCGCTCGACGAGTGCGGCCGACACGGCGATCCAGATGGCGTACGCCAGCAAGGTCGTCGTGGTGCCGGGTTACGGCATGGCCGTGGCGCAGGCGCAGCACACCGTCCGGGAGATGGCGAAGCTGCTGGAGAAGAAGGGCATCACGGTCGAGTACGCGATCCACCCGGTCGCCGGCCGGATGCCCGGGCACATGAACGTGCTGCTCGCCGAGGCCGACGTGCCGTACGAGCAGCTCAAGGAGATGGACGAGATCAACTCCGAGTTCGCCCAGACCGACGTCGCGCTGGTGATCGGCGCGAACGACGTCACCAACCCGGCCGCGCAGACCGACCCGACCTCGCCGATCTACGGGATGCCGATCCTCAAGGTCAACGAGAGCCGGTCCGTGATCGTCTTGAAACGCGGCATGAGCTCGGGCTTCGCCGGGATCGACAACGACCTGTTCTACGATCCGAAGACCAGCATGCTCTTCGGCGACGCCAAGTCGTCGGTGGGCGAGATCGTGGAGGAACTCAAGGCGTTATGA
- a CDS encoding dihydrolipoyl dehydrogenase family protein, whose amino-acid sequence MSGQTFDVVVIGAGPVGEVAAERAARGGLKVALVEHERFGGECSYWACIPSKALLRPGNLLAAAKRIPGVPVGDALDPGQVFARRDWFTGKGDDSGQVEWARGAGIEPVRGHGVLTGEREVTVDGDRVLTARHAVIVCTGSVPNTPKIPGIDTIRPWGSREATSASAVPARLGVLGGGVVGVEMAQAWATLGAEVHLVITGERPLPRNADFVGDLVLAGLREVGVFVHTMSGVERVAAGENGTELTLKDGEVLVVDEFLVATGRRPGTAGLGLEEFGVEAGGPLTVDDTGQVSAVDGAWLFAAGDVTGRAPLTHQGKYGARAAGDTVAALAKGEKVDTSPWSPFTATADHHAVPQVVFTDPEVASVGLSDAREGSNDRVVDIDIAVAGSSLHADGYQGKARMVVDTERNVLLGVTFVGQDVSELLHSATIAIVGEVPLDRLWHAVPSFPTISEVWLRLLEAYGL is encoded by the coding sequence ATGTCCGGACAGACTTTTGACGTAGTGGTGATCGGCGCGGGCCCGGTGGGCGAAGTGGCCGCCGAGCGAGCGGCTCGCGGCGGCCTGAAGGTCGCGCTCGTCGAGCACGAACGCTTCGGGGGCGAGTGCTCCTACTGGGCCTGCATCCCGAGCAAGGCCTTGCTGCGGCCGGGAAATCTCCTCGCCGCGGCGAAACGGATCCCGGGGGTGCCCGTCGGCGACGCGCTCGACCCGGGCCAGGTGTTCGCCCGCCGGGACTGGTTCACCGGCAAGGGCGACGACTCGGGCCAGGTCGAGTGGGCCCGCGGCGCGGGCATCGAGCCGGTCCGCGGGCACGGCGTCCTCACCGGTGAGCGCGAGGTCACCGTGGACGGCGACCGCGTCCTGACCGCGCGGCACGCGGTGATCGTGTGCACCGGCAGCGTCCCGAACACCCCGAAGATCCCGGGGATCGACACGATCCGGCCGTGGGGTTCGCGCGAGGCGACGTCGGCCTCGGCCGTGCCGGCCCGGCTCGGCGTCCTCGGCGGCGGCGTGGTCGGTGTCGAGATGGCGCAGGCCTGGGCGACTCTCGGCGCGGAGGTGCACCTGGTGATCACCGGCGAGCGCCCGCTGCCGCGCAACGCGGACTTCGTCGGCGACCTCGTGCTGGCGGGCCTGCGGGAGGTGGGCGTGTTCGTCCACACGATGTCGGGTGTCGAGCGGGTCGCCGCGGGCGAGAACGGCACCGAGCTGACGCTGAAGGACGGCGAGGTCCTCGTCGTCGACGAGTTCCTGGTGGCGACCGGACGGCGTCCCGGCACGGCCGGGCTCGGTCTGGAGGAGTTCGGCGTCGAGGCCGGCGGCCCGCTCACCGTCGACGACACCGGCCAGGTGTCCGCAGTGGACGGTGCGTGGCTGTTCGCCGCCGGCGACGTCACCGGCCGCGCCCCGCTGACCCACCAGGGCAAGTACGGCGCCCGCGCGGCGGGCGACACGGTGGCCGCGCTGGCGAAGGGCGAGAAGGTCGACACCTCGCCGTGGAGCCCGTTCACCGCGACCGCCGACCACCACGCCGTGCCACAGGTGGTGTTCACCGACCCGGAGGTCGCCTCCGTCGGTCTGTCGGACGCGCGTGAGGGCTCGAACGACCGCGTCGTCGACATCGACATCGCGGTGGCGGGCTCGTCGTTGCACGCGGACGGGTACCAGGGCAAGGCGCGGATGGTCGTCGACACCGAGCGGAACGTGCTGCTCGGCGTGACGTTCGTCGGCCAGGACGTCTCGGAGCTGCTGCACTCGGCGACGATCGCGATCGTCGGTGAGGTGCCGCTCGACCGGTTGTGGCACGCGGTGCCGTCGTTCCCGACGATCAGCGAGGTGTGGCTGCGGCTGCTCGAGGCCTACGGGCTCTGA
- a CDS encoding acyl carrier protein, with product MADNAEILAGLAEIVEEVAGVAQDDVTAEKSFVDDLDIDSLSMVEIAVQAEDKFGVKIPDDELANLKTVGDAVNYVSANSK from the coding sequence ATGGCTGACAACGCTGAGATCCTCGCCGGCCTCGCCGAGATCGTCGAAGAGGTGGCCGGTGTGGCTCAGGACGACGTCACCGCCGAGAAGTCGTTCGTGGACGACCTGGACATCGACTCGCTGTCGATGGTCGAGATCGCCGTGCAGGCCGAGGACAAGTTCGGCGTCAAGATCCCGGACGACGAGCTCGCCAACCTGAAGACCGTGGGCGACGCCGTCAACTACGTGTCGGCCAACTCGAAGTAA
- a CDS encoding TetR family transcriptional regulator, translating into MPEEPVSRQERKQRTRQALLDAALDLLADRPFASLSLREVAKGAGLVPTAFYRHFASMEELGVALVEEATRTLRGMIRSARTDPDTYHGMISASVATLHQFVRAHEDHFRFLTRERYGGGPLARAIGVELRMFSGDLAIDLARFATLRSWTTDDLHMLADLIVSVMLATIVELLEARPGEDPKITGMAEKRLRLILLGVPHWKTR; encoded by the coding sequence GTGCCAGAGGAGCCAGTAAGCCGTCAGGAGCGCAAGCAGCGCACGCGCCAGGCGTTGCTCGACGCGGCCTTGGACCTGCTGGCCGACCGCCCGTTCGCCAGCCTTTCGCTGCGCGAGGTCGCGAAAGGCGCGGGCCTGGTGCCGACGGCCTTCTACCGCCACTTCGCGTCGATGGAAGAACTCGGCGTCGCGCTCGTCGAAGAGGCGACGCGCACGCTGCGCGGCATGATCCGGTCCGCGCGCACCGACCCGGACACCTACCACGGGATGATCAGCGCCTCGGTGGCCACGCTGCACCAATTCGTGCGCGCGCACGAGGACCATTTCCGGTTCCTGACGCGTGAGCGGTACGGCGGCGGCCCGCTGGCGCGGGCCATCGGCGTCGAGCTGCGGATGTTCTCCGGTGATCTGGCGATCGACCTCGCCCGGTTCGCGACGCTGCGTTCGTGGACGACCGACGACCTGCACATGCTGGCCGACTTGATCGTTTCCGTGATGCTGGCGACGATTGTCGAACTGCTGGAAGCACGGCCCGGTGAAGATCCGAAAATCACCGGAATGGCGGAAAAACGGCTGCGGTTGATCTTGCTCGGCGTTCCACACTGGAAGACTCGCTGA
- a CDS encoding NAD(P) transhydrogenase subunit alpha, with the protein MSPLVQNLAVLVLAGFVGFAVISKVPNTLHTPLMSGTNAIHGIVLLGGLVVLGLGVDGVFNKILLVIAIAFGTINVVGGFLVTDRMLSMFKAKKAPAADEEDEK; encoded by the coding sequence GTGAGCCCACTCGTGCAGAACCTGGCGGTGCTCGTGCTCGCCGGGTTCGTCGGCTTCGCCGTCATCTCGAAGGTGCCCAACACCCTGCACACGCCGCTGATGTCCGGCACCAACGCGATCCACGGGATCGTGCTGCTGGGCGGGCTGGTCGTGCTCGGCCTCGGCGTCGACGGCGTCTTCAACAAGATCCTGCTGGTGATCGCGATCGCCTTCGGCACGATCAACGTCGTCGGCGGGTTCCTGGTCACCGACCGGATGCTGTCGATGTTCAAGGCCAAAAAAGCACCGGCCGCCGATGAGGAGGACGAGAAGTGA
- a CDS encoding Re/Si-specific NAD(P)(+) transhydrogenase subunit alpha, with protein MADSEQHQQLTVGVVTESRPGERRVAMVPKLVGRLAQRGLRALVEPGAGAGAHLSDDAYTQAGAELGDAWKAPVVVKVNPPTADEVAKLGRGTVLIGFLDPRGNPEGLAKLEEAGLRAFAMEAVPRISRAQAMDALSSQASIGGYRAVLLAAQKLPRFFPMLTTAAGTVPPAKVLVLGAGVAGLQALATAKRLGAQTTGYDVRPEVGEQVKSLGAQFLDLGIEAVGEGGYARELTAEEREEQQRRLTEAITRFDVVITTALVPGRKAPTLVTADAVKGMPAGSVVVDLAGESGGNCELTKPGEDVVEHDVTISSPLNLPAEMPSHASELYARNVTELLELLVTKEGELKLDFEDEIVAGACVAGREGSVA; from the coding sequence GTGGCGGACAGCGAACAGCATCAGCAGCTCACCGTGGGTGTGGTGACCGAGTCACGCCCCGGAGAGCGCCGGGTGGCCATGGTGCCGAAACTCGTCGGGAGGCTCGCGCAACGCGGTCTGCGGGCGCTCGTCGAGCCGGGTGCCGGGGCCGGTGCGCACCTCAGCGACGACGCGTACACCCAGGCGGGCGCCGAACTCGGCGACGCCTGGAAAGCGCCCGTCGTCGTCAAGGTGAACCCACCCACGGCCGACGAGGTCGCGAAGCTGGGCCGGGGCACCGTGCTCATCGGCTTCCTCGACCCGCGCGGAAACCCGGAAGGGCTCGCGAAGCTCGAAGAGGCCGGCCTCCGGGCGTTCGCGATGGAGGCCGTCCCGCGGATCTCCCGCGCCCAGGCGATGGACGCGCTGTCGTCCCAGGCCAGCATCGGCGGCTACCGCGCGGTGCTGCTCGCGGCCCAGAAGCTCCCGCGGTTCTTCCCGATGCTCACCACCGCGGCCGGCACCGTGCCCCCGGCGAAGGTGCTGGTGCTCGGCGCCGGCGTCGCCGGGCTGCAGGCACTGGCCACGGCGAAGCGCCTCGGCGCGCAGACCACCGGCTACGACGTCCGGCCCGAGGTCGGCGAGCAGGTCAAGTCGCTCGGCGCGCAGTTCCTCGACCTCGGCATCGAAGCGGTCGGCGAAGGCGGCTACGCCCGCGAGCTGACGGCGGAGGAGCGCGAAGAGCAGCAGCGCCGGCTCACCGAGGCGATCACGCGGTTCGACGTCGTGATCACCACGGCGCTGGTGCCCGGGCGCAAGGCGCCGACCCTGGTCACCGCGGACGCCGTCAAGGGCATGCCGGCCGGTTCGGTCGTGGTCGACCTGGCCGGCGAAAGCGGCGGCAACTGCGAGCTGACCAAACCGGGGGAGGACGTCGTGGAGCACGACGTCACCATCTCGTCCCCGCTGAACCTGCCGGCCGAAATGCCTTCGCACGCCAGTGAGCTCTACGCCCGCAACGTCACCGAGCTGCTGGAGCTGCTCGTGACGAAGGAAGGCGAGCTGAAGCTGGACTTCGAGGACGAGATCGTCGCCGGGGCCTGCGTGGCCGGGCGCGAAGGGAGCGTCGCGTGA
- a CDS encoding lipoate--protein ligase family protein, with translation MTSGSDVRAAFTDPAENLAFDEALLRVAPGSPVVWLWRNPVCVVVGRGQRIAREVHVEACERDGVPVLRRASGGGTVFHDPGNLNVTLVLPLSGGRVAEPPARMSQPGPADRPLEALGKVMSAAVDQLGLVPRIGDRGLFVEDAKLCGFAVFRTKDGLLAHSTLLVETSAALVGRYLTSAPPDPRPLDSHRSPVASLAEHGLRPGFPAVEAAVRAAASQILGTLVPRPPSAAELTRQRALLHTRYRYPSWHADGAQRAQ, from the coding sequence ATGACGAGCGGGTCGGATGTGCGTGCGGCGTTCACCGACCCCGCCGAGAACCTCGCGTTCGACGAAGCGCTCCTCCGGGTTGCGCCCGGGTCACCGGTCGTGTGGCTCTGGCGCAACCCGGTGTGCGTTGTCGTGGGGCGCGGTCAGCGGATCGCGCGCGAAGTGCACGTCGAGGCGTGCGAGCGCGACGGCGTCCCGGTGCTGCGGCGCGCGAGCGGCGGCGGCACCGTGTTCCACGACCCGGGCAACCTCAACGTCACGCTGGTGCTGCCGCTTTCGGGGGGCCGGGTGGCGGAGCCCCCGGCCCGAATGTCCCAGCCCGGCCCGGCCGACCGGCCGCTCGAAGCGCTCGGCAAGGTGATGAGCGCCGCCGTGGACCAGCTCGGGCTGGTGCCGCGGATCGGCGACCGCGGGCTGTTCGTCGAAGACGCGAAGCTGTGCGGCTTCGCCGTCTTCCGCACCAAGGACGGCCTGCTGGCCCACTCGACTCTGCTGGTCGAGACGTCCGCCGCCCTCGTCGGCCGCTATCTGACGAGCGCGCCGCCGGACCCGCGTCCGCTCGACTCCCACCGCAGCCCCGTCGCGTCGCTGGCCGAACACGGCCTGCGGCCCGGCTTCCCGGCGGTCGAAGCCGCGGTGCGCGCGGCGGCGTCGCAGATCCTCGGAACGCTCGTGCCGCGCCCGCCGTCCGCGGCCGAGCTGACCCGGCAGCGGGCGCTGCTGCACACCCGCTACCGGTACCCGTCCTGGCACGCGGACGGCGCCCAGCGCGCGCAATGA
- a CDS encoding DUF3145 domain-containing protein encodes MSTRGSTRGVVYVHSSPSAVCPHVEWAISGTLNARVDLKWTAQPASPGQLRAECGWRAPAGTGARLAAALKAWPMIRFEVTEEPSAGVDGERFCFAPGLGLWHGRTSANGDIVVGEDQLRALVSMTRGGESLAHKLDELLAASWDEALEPYRHAGDGAPVTWLHQVG; translated from the coding sequence GTGAGCACCCGTGGCAGCACCCGAGGTGTGGTGTACGTCCACTCGTCGCCGTCTGCGGTGTGTCCGCACGTCGAGTGGGCTATTTCGGGCACCCTCAACGCCCGAGTCGACCTGAAGTGGACGGCGCAGCCGGCCAGTCCGGGTCAGCTTCGCGCCGAATGCGGATGGCGCGCGCCCGCGGGCACCGGCGCCAGATTGGCGGCGGCCCTCAAGGCGTGGCCGATGATTCGGTTCGAAGTCACCGAAGAGCCCAGCGCGGGCGTCGACGGCGAACGGTTCTGCTTCGCGCCCGGGCTCGGCCTGTGGCACGGACGGACCAGCGCCAACGGCGACATCGTGGTGGGCGAGGACCAGCTGCGCGCACTCGTGAGCATGACCCGCGGCGGCGAGTCGCTGGCGCACAAGCTCGACGAACTCCTGGCCGCGAGCTGGGACGAAGCGCTCGAGCCGTACCGTCACGCCGGTGACGGTGCTCCGGTGACCTGGCTGCACCAGGTCGGCTAG
- a CDS encoding beta-ketoacyl-[acyl-carrier-protein] synthase family protein, whose translation MSNIDVVITGLGATTPLGGDVTSTWDGLLAGRSGVRTIEADWVEELQLPVKIGGMLAVDPSEVLPRVQARRMDRCEQVAMIAARQAWADAGFTEPTDEHTDVDPDRLGVSIGTGVGGPVTLLTQNDLLHQQGLRKVSPLTVPMLMPNGPAAHVGIDLKARAGVHSPASACASGAEGIASGVEMIRSGRADVVVAGGAEACIHPITLAGFAQARTVSTRNDDPGAASRPFDANRDGFVLGEGSGVVILERADLAKARGARIYATIAGHGITSDAYHITGNHPEGIGQIAAMRAAMKMAGVTAADVGHVNAHATSTVVGDIGEAAAIRKAVGDHAIVTAPKGSMGHLVGGAGAVEGIITILSLYHGIVPATMNLTDLDPRVQLDVVSGEPRKVELTAAISNSFGFGGHNTALLFTPAA comes from the coding sequence ATGAGCAACATCGACGTCGTGATCACCGGTCTCGGCGCCACCACACCGCTCGGCGGGGACGTGACGTCCACCTGGGACGGTCTGCTGGCCGGACGGAGCGGGGTCCGGACGATCGAGGCCGACTGGGTCGAGGAGCTGCAGCTGCCGGTCAAGATCGGCGGCATGCTGGCCGTCGATCCCTCGGAAGTCCTGCCGCGGGTCCAGGCCCGCCGGATGGACCGCTGCGAGCAGGTCGCGATGATCGCCGCCCGTCAGGCGTGGGCCGACGCCGGCTTCACCGAACCGACGGACGAGCACACCGACGTCGACCCCGACCGCCTCGGCGTGTCGATCGGTACCGGCGTCGGCGGCCCGGTCACCCTGCTCACCCAGAACGATCTGTTGCACCAGCAGGGTCTCCGCAAGGTGTCGCCGCTGACCGTGCCGATGCTGATGCCGAACGGCCCGGCCGCGCACGTGGGCATCGACCTGAAGGCGCGGGCCGGGGTGCACTCCCCGGCCTCGGCCTGCGCCTCGGGCGCCGAGGGCATCGCGAGCGGGGTCGAGATGATCCGCTCCGGGCGCGCCGACGTCGTGGTCGCCGGGGGTGCCGAAGCGTGCATCCACCCGATCACGCTCGCCGGGTTCGCCCAGGCCCGCACGGTGTCCACGCGCAACGACGACCCGGGTGCCGCGTCGCGGCCGTTCGACGCGAACCGGGACGGCTTCGTCCTCGGCGAGGGTTCGGGCGTGGTCATCCTGGAGCGCGCGGACCTGGCGAAGGCCCGCGGGGCGCGAATCTACGCGACGATCGCCGGGCACGGCATCACCTCGGACGCCTACCACATCACCGGCAACCACCCCGAGGGCATCGGCCAGATCGCCGCGATGCGCGCGGCGATGAAGATGGCCGGCGTCACCGCGGCGGACGTCGGGCACGTGAACGCGCACGCGACGTCCACTGTGGTCGGTGACATCGGCGAGGCGGCCGCGATCCGCAAGGCGGTCGGCGACCACGCGATCGTCACGGCGCCGAAGGGTTCGATGGGTCACCTGGTCGGCGGGGCCGGCGCGGTCGAGGGGATCATCACGATCCTCTCGCTGTACCACGGCATCGTCCCGGCCACGATGAACCTGACCGACCTGGACCCGCGGGTGCAGCTGGACGTCGTGTCGGGCGAGCCGCGCAAGGTCGAGCTGACCGCGGCGATCAGCAACTCGTTCGGGTTCGGCGGGCACAACACCGCTCTGCTGTTCACCCCGGCGGCCTGA